A part of Ziziphus jujuba cultivar Dongzao chromosome 8, ASM3175591v1 genomic DNA contains:
- the LOC107413439 gene encoding zeatin O-glucosyltransferase: MATVDHNRGIGKTSVIVVIVPFPLHSHSNQLLQLSVLISSYNIPVHYAGSAFHNSQVRARASNALNFSEIHFHDFPIPPFIQDPTKIPTEKLFLPYFHAVKQLREPVVDLLHDLSTKAEGIIVIHDSMTSSAVRDVSSIKNAESYIFRAITAFSIFCFVSLNLGNKFLQIPKEAEIVNSDNPIEIPSTEGDFSVETANFIAHQKQFMKSSAGDLYNGCRLIDGVFLDHLVKIQKNNQKVWSVGPLHQYAKTENGIGNSINGRDKCLEWLDKQEPDSVLYISFGTTIYMADHDRQLKELATGLELSETKFIWVFRSDADYDKKEEILPQGFEERVKGVGMVVRDWAPQLEILDHPSTGGFLSHCGWNSTLESISYGVPVAAWPIAVDQPMNALFITEVLKTGVNIKEWARRDQVVSSSEISKAVRRLMGSEEGDKLRKRAKELGAKVRSATDDGGVSRLECDSFIAHITR, translated from the coding sequence ATGGCTACTGTTGACCACAATCGTGGCATCGGAAAGACCTCTGTTATCGTGGTCATTGTACCATTCCCACTTCATAGCCATTCGAACCAGCTCTTGCAACTCTCTGTTCTCATCTCTTCCTACAATATACCAGTTCATTACGCTGGCTCTGCTTTCCACAATTCTCAGGTTAGAGCTCGAGCTTCTAATGCTTTGAATTTCTCAGAAATCCATTTCCATGACTTCCCAATTCCTCCTTTCATCCAAGACCCAACAAAAATTCCCACTGAGAAATTATTCCTTCCATATTTCCATGCCGTCAAACAGCTTCGCGAACCGGTTGTTGATCTTCTTCATGATCTTTCAACAAAAGCAGAGGGAATCATCGTCATCCATGATTCTATGACCTCTTCTGCTGTACGAGATGTTAGTTCTATAAAAAATGCTGAATCCTATATTTTCCGAGCCATAACTGCGTTCAGTATTTTTTGTTTCGTTTCTTTGAATTTGGGGAATAAGTTTCTCCAAATTCcaaaagaagctgaaattgTTAATAGTGACAACCCAATTGAGATTCCATCAACTGAGGGAGATTTTAGTGTTGAAACTGCGAATTTCATCGCCCACCAAAAGCAATTTATGAAATCTTCAGCCGGAGATCTCTACAATGGTTGCAGATTGATAGACGGTGTTTTCCTTGACCATCTGGTGAAGATacagaaaaataatcaaaaggTTTGGTCGGTTGGGCCTTTACACCAGTATGCAAAAACAGAGAATGGAATTGGAAACTCCATCAACGGCAGAGACAAATGCTTGGAGTGGCTAGACAAACAAGAACCAGACTCTGTCTTGTACATATCTTTCGGAACCACGATTTACATGGCGGATCATGATCGGCAGCTCAAAGAACTTGCAACTGGGTTGGAACTAAGCGAGACTAAATTCATTTGGGTATTTAGATCAGATGCAGATTatgacaaaaaagaagaaatactCCCACAAGGTTTCGAGGAGAGAGTGAAAGGAGTGGGAATGGTGGTGAGAGATTGGGCTCCACAGCTTGAAATTCTGGACCACCCATCGACAGGTGGGTTTTTGAGTCACTGTGGATGGAACTCAACCTTGGAGAGCATTAGCTATGGAGTTCCTGTAGCTGCTTGGCCCATTGCAGTGGACCAACCCATGAATGCTCTGTTCATAACAGAGGTGCTCAAAACTGGTGTGAATATAAAGGAATGGGCACGCAGAGACCAAGTGGTGAGCTCCTCGGAGATTAGCAAAGCGGTGAGGAGGTTAATGGGTTCCGAAGAAGGAGATAAGCTCAGGAAGAGGGCTAAAGAGTTGGGTGCCAAAGTTCGAAGTGCTACTGATGATGGAGGAGTTTCTCGATTGGAATGCGATTCTTTCATTGCCCATATTACTAGATAG